In the Agrococcus sp. Marseille-Q4369 genome, one interval contains:
- a CDS encoding Na+/H+ antiporter subunit E, with protein sequence MNRPALRYRFSLPTTIGLAVIWMLLWGQLSIGAALWGLLIALAIQLIFPLPDVPELDSFRPLGFLRLVLVTLRGLIVSSFQVAVKVLAFWRPTRNAIIRVPLRSDSIFITVITAELVTLVPGSVAVDAGEGWLLVHVFDAQDEAAIDKARANVLSTEATVLRAFGTPEDRALLEED encoded by the coding sequence GTGAACCGCCCAGCTCTGCGCTACCGCTTCTCGCTCCCGACGACGATCGGCCTCGCCGTCATCTGGATGCTGCTGTGGGGCCAGCTCTCGATCGGCGCGGCCCTGTGGGGGCTCCTCATCGCGCTCGCGATCCAGCTGATCTTCCCGCTGCCCGACGTCCCCGAGCTCGACTCGTTCCGGCCGCTCGGCTTCCTCCGGCTCGTGCTCGTGACGCTCCGCGGGCTCATCGTCTCGTCGTTCCAGGTCGCGGTGAAGGTGCTCGCGTTCTGGCGACCGACGCGCAACGCCATCATCCGGGTGCCGCTGCGCAGCGACTCGATCTTCATCACCGTCATCACCGCGGAGCTCGTCACGCTCGTGCCCGGATCCGTCGCGGTCGACGCGGGGGAGGGCTGGCTGCTCGTGCACGTCTTCGACGCGCAGGACGAGGCCGCGATCGACAAGGCGCGCGCGAACGTGCTCTCGACCGAGGCGACGGTGCTGCGCGCGTTCGGCACCCCCGAGGACCGCGCGCTGCTGGAGGAGGACTGA
- a CDS encoding CPBP family intramembrane glutamic endopeptidase, with the protein MTEPIRPDAPSRRRLQWELAIVLLLSLGGSALWSVLQFADVSTREAPIGEQSVALNPARSDRAWLDLSYQLTGIVLDLVPVALVCWLLWRARPPRLGALGIDCSRPARDALSGVALVAVIGVPGLALYLAGRQLGLSVDVVPSPLDAHWFTVPVLLLSALRAGLTEEVIVVGYLFERLRRLGWGTWPIIVAAALLRGVYHLYQGVPGMVGNVAMGLLFGWLYARTGRLVPLIVAHTLIDVAVFVGYPWAYAALPGLFAS; encoded by the coding sequence GTGACCGAGCCCATCCGCCCCGACGCGCCCTCGAGGCGGCGGCTGCAGTGGGAGCTCGCGATCGTGCTGCTGCTCTCGCTCGGCGGCAGCGCGCTGTGGTCGGTGCTGCAGTTCGCCGACGTGTCGACGCGCGAGGCGCCGATCGGCGAGCAGTCGGTCGCGCTCAACCCGGCGCGCTCCGACCGGGCGTGGCTCGACCTCTCGTACCAGCTCACCGGCATCGTGCTCGACCTCGTGCCGGTCGCGCTCGTGTGCTGGCTGCTGTGGCGCGCGCGCCCACCCCGCCTCGGCGCGCTCGGCATCGACTGCTCGAGGCCCGCGCGCGACGCACTCTCGGGGGTCGCGCTCGTCGCCGTCATCGGCGTGCCGGGGCTCGCGCTCTACCTCGCCGGCCGGCAGCTCGGGCTCTCGGTCGACGTCGTGCCGTCGCCGCTCGACGCGCACTGGTTCACGGTGCCGGTGCTGCTGCTGTCGGCGCTGCGCGCGGGGCTCACCGAGGAGGTCATCGTCGTCGGCTACCTCTTCGAGCGACTGCGGCGCCTCGGTTGGGGCACGTGGCCGATCATCGTCGCGGCGGCGCTGCTGCGCGGCGTCTACCACCTCTACCAGGGCGTGCCCGGGATGGTGGGCAACGTCGCGATGGGGCTGCTGTTCGGCTGGCTCTACGCGCGCACGGGCAGGCTCGTGCCCCTCATCGTCGCGCACACGCTCATCGACGTCGCCGTCTTCGTCGGCTACCCGTGGGCGTACGCGGCGCTGCCTGGGCTCTTCGCGAGCTGA
- a CDS encoding ABC transporter substrate-binding protein: MAAIAALALSACGPDVTPRVQPGTSVEVAWSGELTDANAASTTGATEGNRDVAAMTRGAFFVVDADGEHRADPSFGTATVVEGAGFAVRYDLADGVRWSDGVPLDAADLMLAWAAASNALSTDDLDVEGRRAPDGSIELGASEVWFDVADAGGMALATERPARDDWSRSIDVAFEQPVPDWRTALEVAVPAHVLGQRVFGVRDPMEAKQRVLDAIDRADPLALAPLAAAWSSAFAIDPAASDADLLVSSGAYRVDRVRDGRVELVANDRYVGAQGAAIERVALRSVADDAAALAALSAGEVDVATVVPTEADRTAVRDLDRDGATLAEHGDGSRWELTLRTDRAPLQSTAGRASLLHSIDRRGVAEAALGERAAEASGVDALLFLPGTRLHDYALEDAGFPQAFGGRDLDAAIAERESMGIAAGTPICVRYDRADAFAAAALPALAAQAAEAGWAVVDCGVDDLAAGLEEQDWSAVLHRVEAPRDAASVVERWRGGGLTALADPERELLLDEALATGDPEALEETLLAIEASLVADALALPLIEPSMLTVSAAEVQGVSPRPGPASLTWNAWEWGIDQGGAP; the protein is encoded by the coding sequence GTGGCGGCGATCGCCGCGCTCGCGCTCAGCGCGTGCGGTCCCGACGTCACGCCGCGCGTGCAGCCCGGCACGAGCGTCGAGGTCGCCTGGAGCGGCGAGCTCACCGACGCGAACGCCGCGAGCACGACGGGCGCGACCGAGGGCAACCGCGACGTCGCGGCGATGACGCGCGGCGCGTTCTTCGTCGTGGATGCCGACGGCGAGCACCGCGCCGATCCCTCGTTCGGCACCGCGACGGTCGTCGAGGGCGCGGGCTTCGCGGTGCGCTACGACCTGGCCGACGGCGTGCGGTGGTCCGACGGCGTGCCGCTCGACGCCGCCGACCTCATGCTCGCGTGGGCGGCGGCCTCGAACGCCCTCTCGACCGACGACCTCGACGTCGAGGGGCGACGCGCTCCCGACGGCTCGATCGAGCTCGGCGCGAGCGAGGTGTGGTTCGACGTCGCGGACGCCGGCGGCATGGCGCTCGCGACCGAGCGGCCCGCGCGCGACGACTGGTCGCGGTCGATCGACGTCGCCTTCGAGCAGCCCGTGCCCGACTGGCGCACCGCGCTCGAGGTCGCGGTGCCCGCGCACGTGCTCGGGCAGCGCGTCTTCGGCGTGCGCGACCCGATGGAGGCGAAGCAGCGCGTGCTCGACGCGATCGACCGCGCCGATCCGCTCGCGCTCGCGCCGCTCGCGGCCGCGTGGAGCTCCGCGTTCGCGATCGACCCGGCCGCCTCGGATGCCGACCTGCTCGTCTCGTCGGGGGCGTACCGCGTCGACCGGGTGCGCGACGGACGAGTCGAGCTCGTCGCGAACGACCGCTACGTCGGCGCGCAGGGCGCCGCGATCGAGCGCGTCGCGCTGCGGTCGGTCGCCGACGACGCGGCCGCGCTCGCCGCTCTCTCGGCCGGCGAGGTCGACGTCGCGACCGTCGTGCCGACCGAGGCCGACCGCACCGCGGTGCGCGACCTCGACCGCGACGGCGCGACCCTCGCCGAGCACGGCGACGGGAGCCGCTGGGAGCTCACGCTCCGCACCGACCGCGCGCCGCTGCAGTCGACCGCGGGCCGCGCATCCCTCCTCCACTCGATCGACCGCCGCGGCGTCGCCGAGGCGGCGCTCGGCGAGCGCGCCGCCGAGGCGAGCGGCGTCGACGCGCTGCTGTTCCTGCCCGGCACTCGCCTCCACGACTACGCGCTCGAGGACGCCGGCTTCCCGCAGGCCTTCGGCGGCCGCGACCTCGACGCCGCGATCGCGGAGCGCGAGTCGATGGGCATCGCCGCCGGCACGCCGATCTGCGTGCGGTACGACCGGGCGGATGCGTTCGCGGCGGCCGCGCTGCCCGCGCTCGCCGCGCAAGCGGCCGAGGCGGGCTGGGCCGTCGTCGACTGCGGCGTCGACGACCTCGCCGCGGGGCTCGAGGAGCAGGACTGGAGCGCCGTGCTGCACCGCGTCGAGGCGCCGCGGGACGCGGCCTCGGTCGTCGAGCGGTGGCGGGGCGGCGGGCTCACCGCGCTCGCCGACCCGGAGCGCGAGCTGCTGCTCGACGAGGCGCTCGCGACCGGCGACCCCGAGGCGCTCGAGGAGACGCTGCTCGCGATCGAGGCCTCGCTCGTCGCCGATGCGCTCGCGCTGCCGCTCATCGAGCCCTCGATGCTCACCGTGAGCGCCGCCGAGGTGCAGGGCGTCTCGCCGAGGCCCGGTCCCGCATCCCTCACGTGGAACGCGTGGGAGTGGGGCATCGACCAGGGTGGGGCCCCCTGA
- the mnhG gene encoding monovalent cation/H(+) antiporter subunit G: MTLESVLDVVGAVLILIGAFFTLTAAIGILRLPDVLNRMHAASKPQTLGFLLLCVGLSLVLRDGSATAMLAVAACLQLVTSPVATQMMAKAAHRSRQYRADLVVDDRERERIDDDADRAGLDPDEADPDAGRPSG; encoded by the coding sequence GTGACCCTCGAATCCGTGCTCGACGTCGTCGGTGCCGTGCTCATCCTCATCGGCGCGTTCTTCACGCTCACCGCGGCCATCGGCATCCTGCGGCTGCCGGACGTGCTCAACCGGATGCACGCCGCGTCGAAGCCGCAGACGCTCGGCTTCCTGCTGCTGTGCGTCGGGCTCTCGCTCGTGCTGCGCGACGGCAGCGCGACCGCGATGCTCGCGGTCGCCGCGTGCCTGCAGCTCGTCACCTCGCCCGTCGCGACGCAGATGATGGCGAAGGCGGCGCACCGCTCGCGGCAGTACCGCGCCGACCTCGTGGTCGACGACCGCGAGCGGGAGCGCATCGACGACGACGCCGATCGCGCGGGGCTCGACCCCGACGAGGCGGATCCCGACGCCGGACGCCCGAGCGGGTAG
- a CDS encoding monovalent cation/H+ antiporter complex subunit F, giving the protein MEVVLAIAGVMLVVSAALALVRIVRGPGPSDRVVATDVLITTVAGGLAVEAAINHQPFTIPVILVLSMLAFAGTVSMARFVAGREDVVGPAPAREPGTGIEGDGPVGGEDRE; this is encoded by the coding sequence ATGGAGGTCGTGCTCGCCATCGCCGGCGTCATGCTCGTCGTCTCGGCGGCGCTCGCGCTCGTGCGCATCGTGCGCGGACCCGGCCCGAGCGACCGGGTCGTGGCGACCGACGTGCTCATCACGACCGTCGCGGGCGGCCTCGCCGTCGAGGCGGCCATCAACCACCAGCCGTTCACCATCCCGGTGATCCTCGTGCTCTCGATGCTCGCGTTCGCGGGCACCGTCTCGATGGCGCGCTTCGTGGCCGGCCGAGAGGACGTCGTCGGCCCCGCGCCCGCGCGCGAGCCGGGCACCGGCATCGAGGGCGACGGGCCCGTCGGCGGGGAGGACCGCGAGTGA
- the gcvH gene encoding glycine cleavage system protein GcvH has translation MSETKYTADHEWIRIEGDVATIGITDYAQSALGDVVFVDLPGVGRSFAAGEAIGEIESTKSVGELIVPAAGEVVEVNDEVAGDPTLVNSAAEGAGWLVKVRFTEEPELLDEAAYRELTA, from the coding sequence ATGAGCGAGACCAAGTACACCGCCGACCACGAGTGGATCCGCATCGAGGGCGACGTCGCCACGATCGGCATCACCGACTACGCCCAGTCGGCGCTCGGCGACGTCGTGTTCGTCGACCTGCCGGGCGTCGGCCGCTCGTTCGCGGCAGGCGAGGCGATCGGTGAGATCGAGTCGACGAAGTCGGTCGGCGAGCTCATCGTGCCCGCCGCCGGCGAGGTCGTCGAGGTCAACGACGAGGTCGCGGGCGACCCGACGCTCGTCAACTCCGCCGCGGAGGGCGCCGGCTGGCTCGTCAAGGTGCGCTTCACCGAGGAGCCCGAGCTGCTCGACGAGGCCGCCTACCGAGAGCTCACCGCCTGA
- the gcvP gene encoding aminomethyl-transferring glycine dehydrogenase, translating into MRPFVDRHIGTDAAAQERMLGAVGFDSLEALMDAAVPAGIRSAGTGIGEAATETQALAELRALASRNRVRHSAIGLGYAGTVTPAPIKRLILENPSWYTAYTPYQPEISQGRLEALINFQTMVADLAGLDVANASMLDEGTAVVEAMLLARRASKSPSSVFVVDTDLLPQSRALLRHRAHRTGIELVELPLATIDPADLPDSFGVVAQLPGASGLVWDARGIFAASTAMGGVPVAAADLLALALIEAPGHQGARIVVGSSQRFGVPMGFGGPHAGFMAVAEQLTRQMPGRLVGVSVDAEGYPAYRLTLQTREQHIRREKATSNICTAQVLLAVMASMYGVYHGPDGITAIAEGVHAVATRFARAAREAGIELVHEHFFDTVRMRVPGRARELQASAADAGILVHVVDDDTLHVAFDETWAELGTGVRLDALLPALGLADAGPADARTGDRAIPATLARESEFMTHEVFHAHRSETQLMRYAKRLSDRDYALDRGMIPLGSCTMKLNAAAEMEAITWPEFSQPHPYGPLEDAEGSLALIDQLGEWLARITGYDTVSLQPNSGAQGELAGLMAIRGWHDSRGDGHRDVVLIPASAHGTNAASAVLAGMRVVVVATRGNGDVDVDDLEAKIGTHAGQLAALMITYPSTHGVYESEIRRITDLVHEAGGQVYIDGANLNALLGHATFGDMGGDVSHLNLHKTFCIPHGGGGPGVGPVAAKAHLAPFLPRDPREQAQEIDGVRIGANPISAAPWGSASILPISWAYVRMMGLEGLTKATASAVLAANYIATRLREHYPVLYTGEHGLVAHECILDLRPLKEATGVTNDDVAKRLVDFGFHAPTMSFPVAGTLMVEPTESEDLAELDRFVDAMIAIKAEAEAIGRGEVPLDESALRRAPHTPGSIVHGEWDRPYSREQAVFPVPGIERAKYWPPVARVDQAYGDRNIVCSCPPVEAFA; encoded by the coding sequence ATGCGCCCCTTCGTCGACCGCCACATCGGCACCGATGCGGCGGCGCAGGAGCGCATGCTCGGCGCCGTCGGCTTCGACTCGCTCGAGGCGCTCATGGACGCCGCGGTCCCCGCGGGCATCCGCTCGGCCGGCACCGGCATCGGCGAGGCGGCGACCGAGACGCAGGCGCTCGCCGAGCTGCGCGCGCTCGCGTCGCGCAATCGCGTGCGCCACTCGGCGATCGGCCTCGGCTACGCCGGCACGGTCACGCCCGCGCCGATCAAGCGCCTCATCCTCGAGAACCCCTCGTGGTACACGGCCTACACGCCCTACCAGCCCGAGATCAGCCAGGGCCGCCTCGAGGCGCTCATCAACTTCCAGACGATGGTCGCCGACCTCGCGGGGCTCGACGTCGCCAACGCGTCGATGCTCGACGAGGGCACCGCGGTCGTCGAGGCGATGCTGCTCGCGCGCCGCGCCTCGAAGTCGCCGTCCTCCGTCTTCGTCGTCGACACCGACCTGCTGCCGCAGTCGCGGGCGCTGCTGCGCCACCGCGCCCATCGCACGGGCATCGAGCTCGTCGAGCTGCCGCTCGCCACGATCGACCCGGCCGACCTCCCCGACTCCTTCGGGGTCGTCGCGCAGCTGCCGGGCGCATCCGGCCTGGTCTGGGACGCGCGCGGCATCTTCGCGGCCTCGACCGCGATGGGCGGCGTGCCGGTCGCCGCGGCCGACCTGCTCGCGCTCGCGCTCATCGAGGCGCCGGGCCACCAGGGCGCGCGCATCGTCGTCGGCTCCTCGCAGCGCTTCGGCGTGCCGATGGGCTTCGGCGGCCCGCACGCGGGCTTCATGGCCGTCGCCGAGCAGCTCACTCGCCAGATGCCCGGCCGCCTCGTCGGCGTCTCGGTCGACGCCGAGGGCTACCCCGCCTACCGGCTCACGCTCCAGACCCGCGAGCAGCACATCCGCCGCGAGAAGGCCACGAGCAACATCTGCACCGCACAGGTCCTGCTCGCCGTCATGGCGTCGATGTACGGCGTCTACCACGGGCCCGACGGCATCACCGCGATCGCCGAGGGCGTCCACGCGGTCGCGACGCGCTTCGCCCGCGCGGCGCGAGAGGCGGGCATCGAGCTCGTCCACGAGCACTTCTTCGACACCGTGCGGATGCGCGTTCCCGGCCGGGCGCGCGAGCTCCAGGCGAGCGCGGCCGACGCGGGCATCCTCGTGCACGTCGTCGACGACGACACCCTGCACGTCGCGTTCGACGAGACGTGGGCCGAGCTCGGCACGGGGGTGCGCCTCGACGCGCTGCTGCCCGCGCTCGGGCTCGCCGACGCGGGCCCCGCCGATGCACGCACGGGGGATCGGGCGATCCCGGCGACGCTCGCGCGCGAGAGCGAGTTCATGACGCACGAGGTCTTCCACGCGCACCGCTCCGAGACGCAGCTCATGCGCTACGCGAAGCGGCTCTCCGACCGCGACTACGCGCTCGACCGGGGCATGATCCCGCTCGGCTCGTGCACGATGAAGCTCAACGCCGCCGCCGAGATGGAGGCCATCACGTGGCCCGAGTTCTCGCAGCCGCACCCGTACGGCCCGCTCGAGGACGCCGAGGGCTCGCTCGCCCTCATCGACCAGCTCGGCGAGTGGCTCGCGCGCATCACCGGCTACGACACCGTCTCGCTGCAGCCCAATTCGGGCGCGCAGGGCGAGCTCGCGGGCCTCATGGCCATCCGCGGCTGGCACGACTCGCGCGGCGACGGCCACCGCGACGTCGTGCTCATCCCCGCTTCGGCGCACGGCACGAACGCGGCGAGCGCCGTGCTCGCCGGCATGCGCGTCGTCGTGGTCGCCACGCGCGGGAACGGCGATGTCGACGTCGACGACCTCGAGGCCAAGATCGGCACGCACGCGGGGCAGCTCGCCGCGCTCATGATCACCTACCCGTCGACGCACGGCGTCTACGAGTCCGAGATCCGCCGCATCACCGACCTCGTCCACGAGGCCGGCGGCCAGGTCTACATCGACGGCGCGAACCTCAACGCGCTGCTCGGCCACGCGACCTTCGGCGACATGGGCGGCGACGTCTCGCACCTCAACCTGCACAAGACGTTCTGCATCCCGCACGGCGGCGGCGGGCCGGGCGTCGGCCCGGTCGCGGCGAAGGCGCACCTCGCGCCGTTCCTGCCGCGCGACCCGCGGGAGCAGGCGCAGGAGATCGACGGCGTGCGCATCGGCGCCAACCCGATCTCGGCCGCGCCGTGGGGCTCTGCGTCGATCCTGCCGATCTCGTGGGCGTACGTGCGCATGATGGGGCTCGAGGGCCTCACGAAGGCCACCGCGAGCGCCGTGCTCGCCGCGAACTACATCGCGACGCGCCTGCGCGAGCACTACCCGGTGCTCTACACGGGTGAGCACGGCCTCGTCGCGCACGAGTGCATCCTCGACCTCCGCCCGCTCAAGGAGGCGACCGGCGTCACGAACGACGACGTCGCGAAGCGGCTCGTCGACTTCGGCTTCCACGCGCCGACGATGTCGTTCCCCGTCGCGGGCACGCTCATGGTCGAGCCGACGGAGTCGGAGGACCTCGCCGAGCTCGACCGCTTCGTCGACGCGATGATCGCGATCAAGGCCGAGGCCGAGGCGATCGGCCGGGGCGAGGTGCCGCTCGACGAGAGCGCCCTGCGCCGCGCGCCGCACACGCCCGGCTCGATCGTGCACGGCGAGTGGGATCGCCCCTACTCGCGCGAGCAGGCCGTCTTCCCGGTGCCGGGCATCGAGCGGGCGAAGTACTGGCCGCCCGTCGCGCGCGTCGACCAGGCGTACGGCGACCGCAACATCGTCTGCAGCTGCCCGCCGGTGGAGGCCTTCGCCTGA
- the gcvT gene encoding glycine cleavage system aminomethyltransferase GcvT: protein MTADAPQPASPLLHVHEEAGAQLIDFAGWQMPVRYGSDLAEHQAVRERAGLFDLSHMAELRVSGPDAGAFLDHALAGRISSIEPWQAKYSLLLAEHGGIVDDLIVYRVDESGAAPEYLVVANASNRQAALAALEARVAGFDASVVDETEQTGLVAVQGPAAAAIVGAIGLESEPLEALRYYRALPAVFEGEDVLVARTGYTGEDGFELYIAAHATESLWRAVVVAGAEHGLALCGLAARDTLRLEAGMPLYGNELSLDVLPAQVGLARVVALKAKGDFVGRAAVEAGPADDAPVLVALTAEGRRAPRAGYPVLDGDRQVGRVTSGALSPTLGHPIAMALVEPGSAGSDALTVDVRGTQLPATVTQLPFYKREA, encoded by the coding sequence ATGACCGCAGACGCTCCGCAGCCGGCTTCGCCGCTCCTGCACGTGCACGAGGAGGCGGGTGCGCAGCTCATCGACTTCGCCGGCTGGCAGATGCCCGTGCGCTACGGCTCCGACCTCGCCGAGCACCAGGCGGTGCGCGAGCGCGCGGGGCTCTTCGACCTCAGCCACATGGCCGAGCTGCGCGTGAGCGGGCCCGACGCGGGCGCCTTCCTCGACCACGCGCTCGCCGGCCGCATCTCGTCGATCGAGCCGTGGCAGGCCAAGTACTCGCTCCTGCTCGCCGAGCACGGCGGCATCGTCGACGACCTCATCGTCTACCGCGTCGACGAGTCGGGCGCGGCGCCCGAGTACCTCGTGGTGGCGAACGCGTCGAACCGACAGGCGGCGCTCGCGGCGCTCGAGGCGCGCGTCGCGGGCTTCGACGCGAGCGTCGTCGACGAGACCGAGCAGACCGGGCTCGTCGCCGTGCAAGGGCCCGCCGCCGCGGCGATCGTCGGTGCGATCGGGCTCGAGTCCGAGCCGCTCGAGGCCCTGCGCTACTACCGCGCGCTGCCGGCGGTGTTCGAGGGCGAGGACGTGCTCGTCGCCCGCACGGGCTACACCGGCGAGGACGGCTTCGAGCTCTACATCGCCGCGCACGCGACGGAGTCGCTGTGGCGCGCCGTCGTGGTCGCGGGAGCGGAGCACGGCCTCGCGCTGTGCGGGCTCGCCGCACGCGACACGCTCCGCCTCGAGGCGGGCATGCCGCTCTACGGCAACGAGCTCTCGCTCGACGTGCTGCCCGCGCAAGTGGGGCTCGCCCGGGTCGTGGCGCTCAAGGCGAAGGGCGACTTCGTCGGCCGAGCGGCGGTCGAGGCCGGCCCCGCCGACGACGCGCCCGTGCTCGTCGCGCTCACAGCGGAGGGCCGCCGCGCTCCGCGCGCCGGCTACCCCGTGCTCGACGGCGACCGGCAGGTCGGCCGAGTCACGAGTGGCGCGCTGTCGCCCACCCTCGGCCATCCGATCGCGATGGCCCTCGTCGAGCCCGGCTCCGCCGGCTCCGACGCCCTCACCGTCGACGTCCGCGGCACGCAGCTGCCCGCGACCGTCACCCAGCTGCCGTTCTACAAGCGAGAGGCCTGA
- a CDS encoding ABC transporter family substrate-binding protein, with protein sequence MRIKRFAAGGVLLATGALVLSACTPAQAPGAEIVEGTSITVAWNQPFYSANGNTSFGNATANNNINYMTYSGFNYYDNTPELQRDESFGTYELVSEDPLQVQYTINEDVQWSDEVPVDAADMMLNWAALSGAFNTADFDPAEFQDPETGAFTTEFPEGTVFFDSGATPDSGVGLVREAPEVNEDGRGILMTYSDFYVDWELAFQAGLPAHVIAQRALGIEDAMEAKQAVLDAIANEDTEVIGQLAAEWNNGFNFTEMPSDTSVLTANGPYQITDFVADQYITLQANENYVGDHQPQVETITVRFITDAMAAVTALQNGDVDIIQPQATPDVRAALEGTDGITVNYGEGATYEHVDLQFDQSKNPGVFSTLEARQSFLMTIPRQEIVDRLIKPLNPEATVRNSAVFVPGANGYDESVEESGILDMYAEVDIEQATALREQAGLAEGTEVCLLFASTNPRRVSEFELIRESAAQAGWSVTDCSSPEWGGLLGAPGVYDASLFGWQSTSLGVASVGPNFETGGINNMSFYSNEEMDAVVQELNVTVDEERQLELLKEIDRILVEDAFGITIFQFPEVTAFSDRVSGIDSSPLAPTVFWNVWDWTPTETNVSEG encoded by the coding sequence TTGAGGATCAAGCGATTCGCTGCGGGCGGCGTGCTGCTCGCAACGGGAGCACTCGTCCTCTCCGCTTGCACGCCTGCACAGGCGCCAGGAGCGGAGATCGTCGAGGGCACCTCGATCACCGTCGCGTGGAACCAGCCGTTCTACTCGGCCAACGGCAACACGTCGTTCGGCAACGCGACGGCGAACAACAACATCAACTACATGACCTACTCGGGGTTCAACTACTACGACAACACCCCGGAGCTGCAGCGCGACGAGTCGTTCGGCACCTACGAGCTGGTCTCCGAGGACCCGCTGCAGGTGCAGTACACGATCAACGAGGACGTGCAGTGGAGCGACGAGGTCCCGGTCGACGCCGCGGACATGATGCTCAACTGGGCCGCCCTCTCGGGCGCGTTCAACACGGCCGACTTCGACCCGGCCGAGTTCCAGGACCCGGAGACCGGCGCGTTCACGACCGAGTTCCCCGAGGGCACGGTCTTCTTCGACTCGGGCGCCACGCCTGACTCGGGCGTCGGCCTCGTCCGCGAGGCGCCGGAGGTCAACGAGGACGGCCGCGGCATCCTCATGACGTACTCCGACTTCTACGTCGACTGGGAGCTCGCGTTCCAGGCGGGCCTACCGGCTCACGTCATCGCGCAGCGCGCCCTCGGCATCGAGGACGCCATGGAGGCCAAGCAGGCCGTCCTCGACGCGATCGCGAACGAGGACACCGAGGTCATCGGCCAGCTCGCCGCAGAGTGGAACAACGGCTTCAACTTCACGGAGATGCCGTCCGACACGTCGGTGCTCACCGCCAACGGCCCGTACCAGATCACCGACTTCGTCGCCGACCAGTACATCACCCTGCAGGCGAACGAGAACTACGTCGGCGACCACCAGCCGCAGGTCGAGACCATCACGGTCCGCTTCATCACCGACGCCATGGCGGCGGTGACGGCGCTCCAGAACGGCGACGTCGACATCATCCAGCCGCAGGCGACGCCTGACGTCCGCGCTGCCCTCGAGGGCACCGATGGCATCACGGTCAACTACGGCGAGGGCGCGACGTACGAGCACGTCGACCTCCAGTTCGACCAGTCGAAGAACCCGGGCGTCTTCTCGACGCTCGAGGCTCGCCAGTCGTTCCTCATGACGATCCCGCGCCAGGAGATCGTCGACCGCCTCATCAAGCCCCTCAACCCCGAGGCCACGGTCCGCAACTCCGCGGTCTTCGTCCCGGGCGCGAACGGCTACGACGAGTCGGTCGAGGAGTCGGGCATCCTCGACATGTACGCCGAGGTCGACATCGAGCAGGCCACGGCGCTGCGCGAGCAGGCCGGTCTCGCCGAGGGCACGGAGGTCTGCCTCCTGTTCGCCTCGACGAACCCGCGCCGCGTGTCGGAGTTCGAGCTCATCCGCGAGTCGGCCGCTCAGGCCGGCTGGTCGGTCACCGACTGCTCGTCGCCCGAGTGGGGCGGACTCCTCGGTGCTCCGGGCGTCTACGACGCCTCGCTGTTCGGCTGGCAGTCGACGTCGCTCGGCGTCGCCTCGGTCGGCCCGAACTTCGAGACGGGCGGCATCAACAACATGTCGTTCTACTCGAACGAGGAGATGGACGCCGTCGTCCAGGAGCTCAACGTGACCGTCGACGAGGAGCGCCAGCTGGAGCTGCTCAAGGAGATCGACCGCATCCTCGTCGAGGACGCGTTCGGCATCACCATCTTCCAGTTCCCCGAGGTCACCGCGTTCTCCGACCGCGTCTCGGGCATCGACTCGTCGCCGCTCGCGCCGACGGTCTTCTGGAACGTGTGGGACTGGACCCCGACCGAGACGAACGTCTCGGAGGGCTGA